Proteins found in one Seonamhaeicola sp. S2-3 genomic segment:
- a CDS encoding HYR domain-containing protein, translating into MKKLYPYIHFLKHNNFNKILCILFFAIASISSTYGQVRVDFEARKSQIPPIDSIYKIKGDFAMLGNTNLTLQNYSTTATNDNTMVYVDRDDIVFPGNTFNTFNSSSANLQFSTENGAAAECSKIIYAGLYWVGRADSGNDSNLDGDNNSNTFEVTKNGITKVFDKQKVLLKGPSEVNYSPINASEIYFPTNADRNIFSAYADVTQYVRDNGPGEYWVADIALNEGFIDLTGLSGGWGMVVVYENSDMKWRDITVFDGHAFVKGSDNDEYTITIDGFEAATSGDVNIKLGLMASEGEPIGGDYFEIEVQNSGNYQRLSNNNGITNNFFTSSILTGSNPRNPNLVNNTGVDIFTLNVPNTGNSLITNGQTKTSFKYGSTRDTYAIFNLTFAVDAYVPEPEGIISNTTINGNPPGPTNNSLEPNEEADYSIEIKNTGTEAIDNAVLTLPLPASVNPSGLNIVSNTYSPFSTANTPSYVSSIGVNGAIVWDLGTLPLPSNPDDVLADISFTLTVTTDCNILSDPMLGQTVSLAGTLSGVGAISGVSFSTDLIQGYETTGACTGEPIPVPHIIDIDYEDFVNEAPVITAPSPINIDGCDENDITALTARYPYSATQSANIKDSYADVAGYTASDNGTIVSITYTDEITPNSNCPLVITRTFTVTDDCENTAIAKQTINVSDTTDPVISGTIADTTVEGCDATDATSAVTTVADLEALGLTIEDNCTEDANLTVTSSDSATGTCPIVVTRTYTITDTCGNSSSVEQTINVSDTTDPVISGTIADTTVEGCDATDATPAVTTVADLEALGLTIEDNCTEDTNLTVTSSDSATGTCPIVVTRTYTITDACGNSSSVEQTINVSDTTDPTAPTAPADITYQCIDDVPAPGDLTATDNCSADITVTGVDSIDDSDACNIVITRTWTFTDACGNSSSVEQTINVSDTTDPVISCPTNITVTADAGQPSANVTIALPTVSDNCDANVSFTNDYTNAEDASGTYNLGTTTVTYTATDDCGNTTVCSFTVTVNDNEAPEINCPPTIDVSCIGDVPAAYANYTEFENAGGSASDNNGIDETTFTLVNQTSDNNSCPETISRVYAISDFDGNTSQCTQLIIVNDDVDPTISGTIADTTVDGCDATDATSAVTTVADLEALGLTIEDNCTEDANLTVTSSDSATGTCPIVVTRTYTITDACGNSSSVEQTINVDDTTDPVISGTIADTTVEGCDATDATSAVTTVADLEALGLTIEDNCTEDANLTVTSSDSATGTCPIVVTRTYTITDTCGNSSSVEQTINVDDTTVPTISGTIADTTVEGCDATDATPAVTTVAELETLGLTIEDNCTEDVNLTVTSSDSATGTCPIVVTRTYTITDACGNSSSVEQTINVDDTTDPVISGTIADTTVEGCDATDATPAVTTVANLEALGLTIEDNCTEDTNLTVTSSDSATGTCPIVVTRTYTITDACGNSSSVEQTINVSDTTDPVISCPTNITVTADAGQPSANVTIALPTVSDNCDANVSFTNDYTNAEDASGTYNLGTTTVTYTATDDCGNTTVCSFTVTVNDNEAPEINCPPTIDVSCIGDVPAAYANYTEFENAGGSASDNNGIDETTFTLVSQTSDNNSCPETISRVYAISDFDGNTSQCTQLIIVNDDVTPTISGTIADTTVDGCDATDATPAVTTVADLEALGLTIDDNCTEDANLTVTSSDSATGTCPIVVTRTYTITDACGNSSSVEQTINVSDTTDPVISGTIADTTVEGCDATDATPAVTTVADLEALGLTIEDNCTEDANLTVTSSDSATGTCPIVVTRTYTITDACGNSSSVEQTINVDDSTPPAISGTIADTTVEGCDATDATSAVTTVAELETLGLTIEDNCTEDANLTVTSSDSATGTCPIVVTRTYTITDACGNSSSLEQTINVIPSTITYTAPSNDSSTAAEFDNPDPDTAQANLDADLAAWIDAQNTTINGSVSGGCSPVITNDYAGQTLTFCSSGSVTITWTITDKCETINNITATYTFTQPESISFTNPSNKTVDTCDFDKDDPAIAQTDLDADIANWVTEQTNTITSSLTGGSPEVTHNFTNQSIDLCMGGSITITWSIDDICENINVAATYTLNPASTITYDPLSDDSSDACEFNTDDLSTAQAELDADIAAWYNSQQGIISGSLTGGCSPVITSDYNNESIDFCTGGSITITWTVEDLCETFTLTSTYTFTKPTEPVFDQATLPTDITVECDAVPAPVVLTASNSCGAINVVYTENRIDGDCASSYVLERTWVATNICDVSATHQQTITVQDTTAPELTLPPNVSAECSDDLSPVSFGTATATDNCDDNPVITFTDVKTEGPCEGTYTITRTWTATDACGNSVSKDQVISTSDLTAPEFDQTELPGDITVECDGIPEAETLTATDNCGDATVTVQDERTDGDCPYNYTIKRTYTATDDCGLTKTHVQIITVQDITPPTFVEALPPTNLVVECDAVPEAEILTATDNCGNASVTVQDVRTDGDCPNNYVIARTWTATDECGLTTTHTQTIIVQDTTAPVFESNLPTDITVECDNIPEVETLTATDNCGEAEVTVQDVITDGDCPNNYIINRTYTATDECGLTTTHTQIITVQDTTAPTPTSTYEETLEVSCTDIPDAPELEFEDNCSSSSNLTVVFNETSTYEENVYEDYVITRTWTVRDECNNEATYTQTLNVILDEIITDIVAPDWCFDEGIINMNDLLPEDLNTNGTWEMLEGDTAATLTGNIFDPTTLELSFDFLPDDGGIDYRFRYTTTNEGCISITEITMNIHADCVVLPCGEKDVDISTAITPNGDAYNETFEIKGIELCGFEYNVKIFNRWGALVYESDDYQNDWNGTSSKASVGSAGKVPNGTYYYIITIKDSGLPPFTGPLYIGTK; encoded by the coding sequence ATGAAAAAACTTTACCCATATATTCACTTTTTAAAACATAATAATTTTAATAAGATATTATGTATTCTCTTTTTTGCTATAGCAAGCATTAGTTCAACCTATGGTCAAGTTAGGGTTGATTTTGAAGCTAGAAAATCTCAAATTCCTCCCATCGATTCCATCTATAAGATTAAAGGTGATTTTGCTATGCTAGGTAATACCAACCTTACATTGCAGAATTACTCTACTACGGCAACTAATGACAATACAATGGTTTATGTTGACAGAGATGATATTGTTTTTCCTGGAAACACATTTAATACATTTAACTCATCTTCGGCTAATTTGCAATTTTCTACTGAAAATGGTGCTGCTGCAGAATGTTCTAAAATTATATATGCCGGATTATATTGGGTAGGTAGAGCAGATAGTGGAAATGATTCAAATTTAGATGGGGACAATAACTCAAACACCTTTGAGGTAACAAAGAATGGAATTACTAAAGTTTTTGATAAACAAAAAGTACTCTTAAAAGGTCCTTCTGAAGTAAATTATTCTCCAATAAATGCCAGCGAAATATATTTTCCTACTAATGCAGATCGTAATATATTTTCAGCATACGCAGATGTTACACAATATGTTCGTGATAATGGACCTGGAGAATACTGGGTTGCCGATATTGCTCTAAACGAAGGATTTATAGATTTGACAGGACTTTCTGGAGGTTGGGGCATGGTTGTTGTTTATGAAAATTCAGACATGAAATGGAGAGATATTACTGTTTTTGATGGTCATGCTTTTGTTAAAGGAAGTGACAATGATGAATATACTATAACTATTGATGGTTTTGAAGCTGCAACATCAGGCGATGTAAATATTAAACTAGGACTAATGGCTAGTGAAGGAGAACCTATTGGTGGTGATTATTTTGAAATTGAGGTTCAAAATTCAGGCAACTACCAAAGACTTTCCAATAACAATGGAATTACCAATAACTTTTTTACTTCTTCAATCTTAACTGGAAGTAATCCAAGAAATCCTAATTTAGTAAATAATACAGGGGTAGATATTTTTACCTTAAACGTTCCTAATACAGGAAATAGTTTAATAACTAATGGCCAAACTAAAACATCTTTTAAATATGGTTCAACCCGAGACACCTATGCTATATTCAATTTAACTTTTGCTGTTGACGCTTATGTACCAGAACCAGAAGGTATTATAAGTAACACTACAATTAACGGCAATCCTCCAGGTCCTACTAATAATTCTTTGGAGCCAAATGAAGAAGCCGATTATAGTATTGAAATAAAAAATACAGGAACAGAAGCTATTGATAATGCAGTTTTAACACTGCCACTTCCTGCTTCTGTAAACCCTAGTGGCTTAAATATTGTTAGTAATACTTATTCTCCGTTTTCAACAGCAAATACTCCATCTTACGTCTCGTCTATTGGAGTAAATGGAGCTATTGTTTGGGATTTAGGAACATTACCTTTACCATCAAACCCTGATGACGTTTTAGCAGATATAAGTTTCACCTTAACGGTAACAACAGATTGTAATATTTTAAGTGACCCTATGTTAGGACAAACAGTTTCCTTAGCGGGTACTTTAAGCGGTGTTGGTGCCATTTCTGGAGTTTCTTTTTCTACTGATTTAATACAAGGTTATGAAACTACTGGAGCATGTACAGGAGAACCTATACCTGTTCCACATATTATAGATATTGATTATGAAGATTTTGTAAACGAAGCCCCTGTAATAACAGCCCCTAGCCCAATAAATATAGATGGCTGTGATGAAAATGATATTACTGCTTTAACTGCAAGATATCCATATAGTGCTACCCAATCTGCCAATATAAAAGACTCATATGCCGATGTTGCAGGATATACTGCTTCTGATAATGGAACGATTGTAAGTATTACTTATACTGATGAAATAACTCCAAATTCAAACTGCCCGCTTGTAATTACCAGAACTTTTACAGTTACTGATGATTGTGAAAATACTGCTATAGCAAAACAAACTATTAATGTAAGCGATACAACAGATCCTGTTATTAGCGGTACTATCGCTGATACTACTGTTGAAGGTTGTGATGCTACAGATGCTACATCTGCTGTAACTACTGTTGCCGACTTAGAAGCGCTTGGTTTAACTATTGAAGATAATTGTACCGAGGATGCTAACTTAACTGTTACTAGCTCTGATTCAGCTACTGGTACGTGCCCTATTGTTGTGACTAGAACCTATACTATTACCGATACCTGTGGTAACTCTTCATCTGTAGAACAAACTATTAATGTAAGCGATACAACAGATCCTGTTATTAGCGGTACTATCGCTGATACTACTGTTGAAGGGTGTGATGCTACAGATGCTACACCTGCTGTAACTACTGTTGCCGACTTAGAAGCGCTTGGTTTAACTATTGAAGATAATTGTACCGAGGATACTAACTTAACTGTTACTAGCTCTGATTCCGCTACTGGCACATGTCCTATTGTTGTGACTAGAACCTATACTATTACCGATGCTTGTGGTAACTCTTCATCTGTAGAACAAACTATTAATGTAAGCGATACAACAGATCCTACAGCTCCAACTGCTCCTGCTGATATAACTTATCAATGTATTGATGATGTGCCTGCTCCTGGTGATTTAACTGCTACTGATAACTGTAGCGCTGATATTACTGTTACTGGAGTTGATAGTATTGACGACTCTGATGCTTGTAATATTGTTATTACTCGTACGTGGACTTTTACCGATGCCTGTGGTAACTCTTCATCTGTAGAACAAACTATTAATGTAAGCGATACAACAGACCCTGTTATTTCTTGCCCTACAAATATTACCGTAACTGCAGATGCTGGACAACCTAGTGCAAATGTTACTATTGCCCTTCCTACAGTTTCTGATAATTGTGATGCTAATGTGAGTTTTACTAATGATTATACCAATGCTGAAGATGCTAGTGGCACTTACAACCTAGGAACTACAACAGTAACTTATACCGCAACTGATGATTGTGGAAATACCACTGTGTGTTCATTTACCGTAACTGTAAACGATAATGAAGCTCCTGAAATAAATTGTCCGCCTACAATAGATGTTAGTTGTATCGGAGATGTTCCTGCTGCATATGCTAATTATACTGAATTTGAAAATGCTGGCGGTTCTGCTTCTGATAATAATGGTATTGATGAAACTACTTTTACTCTTGTTAATCAAACTAGCGATAACAATTCTTGTCCTGAAACTATTAGCAGAGTATATGCTATATCTGATTTTGATGGTAATACCTCTCAATGTACTCAACTTATTATTGTTAATGATGATGTAGATCCTACTATTAGCGGTACTATCGCTGATACCACTGTTGATGGTTGTGATGCTACAGATGCTACATCTGCTGTAACTACTGTTGCCGACTTAGAAGCGCTTGGTTTAACTATTGAAGATAATTGTACCGAGGATGCTAACTTAACTGTTACTAGCTCTGATTCAGCTACTGGCACATGCCCTATTGTTGTGACTAGAACCTATACTATTACCGATGCCTGTGGTAACTCTTCATCTGTAGAACAAACTATTAATGTAGATGATACAACAGATCCTGTTATTAGCGGTACTATCGCTGATACTACTGTTGAAGGGTGTGATGCTACAGATGCTACATCTGCTGTAACTACTGTTGCCGACTTAGAAGCGCTTGGTTTAACTATTGAAGATAATTGTACCGAGGATGCTAACTTAACTGTTACTAGCTCTGATTCAGCTACTGGCACATGCCCTATTGTTGTGACTAGAACCTATACTATTACCGATACCTGTGGTAACTCTTCATCTGTAGAACAAACTATTAATGTAGATGATACAACAGTTCCTACTATTAGTGGTACTATTGCTGATACTACTGTTGAAGGTTGTGATGCTACAGATGCTACACCTGCTGTAACTACTGTTGCCGAATTAGAAACGCTTGGTTTAACTATTGAAGATAATTGTACTGAGGATGTTAACTTAACTGTTACTAGCTCTGATTCAGCTACTGGTACATGTCCTATTGTTGTGACTAGAACCTATACTATTACCGATGCTTGTGGTAACTCTTCATCTGTAGAACAAACTATTAATGTAGATGATACAACAGATCCTGTTATTAGCGGTACTATCGCTGATACTACTGTTGAAGGTTGTGATGCTACAGATGCTACACCTGCTGTGACTACTGTTGCCAACTTAGAAGCGCTTGGTTTAACTATTGAAGATAATTGTACCGAAGATACTAACTTAACTGTTACTAGCTCTGATTCAGCTACTGGTACATGCCCTATTGTTGTTACTAGAACGTATACTATTACTGATGCCTGTGGTAACTCTTCATCTGTAGAACAAACTATTAATGTAAGCGACACAACAGACCCTGTTATTTCTTGCCCTACAAATATTACCGTAACTGCAGATGCTGGACAACCTAGTGCAAATGTTACTATTGCCCTTCCTACAGTTTCTGATAATTGTGATGCTAATGTGAGTTTTACTAATGATTATACCAATGCTGAAGATGCTAGTGGCACTTACAACCTAGGAACTACAACAGTAACTTATACCGCAACTGATGATTGTGGAAATACCACTGTGTGTTCATTTACCGTAACTGTAAACGATAATGAAGCTCCTGAAATAAATTGCCCGCCTACAATAGATGTTAGTTGTATCGGAGATGTTCCTGCTGCATATGCTAATTATACTGAATTTGAAAATGCTGGCGGTTCTGCTTCTGATAATAATGGTATTGATGAAACTACTTTTACTCTTGTTAGTCAAACTAGCGATAACAATTCTTGTCCTGAAACTATTAGCAGAGTATATGCTATATCTGATTTTGATGGTAATACCTCTCAATGTACTCAACTTATTATTGTTAATGATGATGTAACTCCTACTATTAGCGGTACTATCGCTGATACCACTGTTGATGGTTGTGATGCTACAGATGCTACACCTGCTGTAACTACTGTTGCCGACTTAGAAGCGCTTGGTTTAACTATTGATGATAATTGTACCGAGGATGCTAACTTAACTGTTACTAGCTCTGATTCAGCTACTGGTACGTGTCCTATTGTTGTGACTAGAACCTATACTATTACCGATGCTTGTGGTAACTCTTCATCTGTAGAACAAACTATTAATGTAAGCGATACAACAGATCCTGTTATTAGCGGTACTATCGCTGATACTACTGTTGAAGGCTGTGATGCTACAGATGCTACACCTGCTGTAACTACTGTTGCCGACTTAGAAGCGCTTGGTTTAACTATTGAAGATAATTGTACCGAGGATGCTAACTTAACTGTTACTAGCTCTGATTCAGCTACTGGCACATGCCCTATTGTTGTGACTAGAACGTATACTATTACTGATGCTTGTGGTAACTCTTCATCTGTAGAACAAACTATTAATGTAGATGATTCTACGCCTCCTGCTATTAGCGGTACTATTGCTGATACTACTGTTGAAGGGTGTGATGCTACAGATGCTACATCTGCTGTAACTACTGTTGCCGAATTAGAAACGCTTGGTTTAACTATTGAAGATAATTGTACCGAGGATGCTAACTTAACTGTTACTAGCTCTGATTCAGCTACTGGTACATGCCCTATTGTTGTGACTAGAACATATACTATTACTGATGCTTGTGGTAACTCTTCATCTTTAGAACAAACTATTAATGTTATTCCTAGCACTATTACTTACACAGCTCCATCTAATGATTCTTCTACTGCGGCTGAGTTTGATAATCCAGACCCAGATACAGCACAAGCTAACCTTGATGCTGACCTTGCTGCGTGGATAGATGCACAAAACACAACTATCAATGGAAGTGTTTCCGGAGGTTGTTCTCCTGTAATTACTAACGATTATGCTGGACAAACATTAACGTTCTGTTCTTCTGGTAGTGTTACCATTACTTGGACTATTACAGATAAATGTGAAACTATTAATAACATCACTGCAACTTATACATTTACGCAACCAGAAAGTATTAGTTTTACTAATCCTTCTAACAAAACTGTAGATACTTGTGACTTTGATAAAGATGACCCAGCTATAGCGCAAACAGACCTTGATGCAGATATTGCCAATTGGGTAACTGAGCAAACTAATACTATTACTAGTAGCCTTACTGGAGGATCTCCTGAGGTAACACATAACTTCACCAACCAGTCGATTGACTTGTGTATGGGTGGTTCTATAACCATTACTTGGTCTATTGATGATATTTGCGAAAATATTAATGTGGCGGCTACTTATACTTTAAATCCTGCTAGTACTATTACTTATGATCCGCTTTCTGATGATTCTTCAGATGCATGTGAATTTAATACAGATGATTTAAGTACTGCTCAAGCAGAACTTGATGCTGATATTGCTGCTTGGTATAATTCTCAGCAAGGAATAATTAGTGGAAGCCTTACAGGTGGTTGTTCGCCAGTAATTACAAGTGATTATAACAATGAGTCTATTGATTTCTGTACTGGTGGATCTATAACTATTACGTGGACTGTTGAAGATTTATGTGAAACTTTCACCCTAACATCAACATATACATTTACCAAACCAACAGAACCAGTATTTGATCAAGCTACTTTACCAACAGACATAACAGTAGAGTGCGATGCTGTTCCTGCTCCTGTAGTTCTAACAGCTTCAAATTCTTGTGGTGCAATTAATGTTGTATATACTGAAAATAGAATAGATGGCGATTGTGCTAGTAGCTATGTTCTTGAAAGAACTTGGGTTGCAACTAATATTTGTGATGTATCAGCTACACATCAGCAAACCATTACAGTTCAAGATACTACTGCGCCTGAATTAACATTACCACCTAATGTTTCTGCAGAATGTAGTGATGATTTATCACCTGTTTCATTTGGAACAGCAACAGCTACTGATAACTGTGATGACAATCCTGTTATTACATTTACTGATGTTAAAACAGAAGGCCCTTGCGAAGGTACATATACTATTACTCGTACTTGGACCGCTACAGATGCTTGTGGAAACTCTGTAAGTAAAGATCAGGTAATTTCAACATCTGATTTAACAGCACCTGAATTCGATCAAACCGAATTACCTGGTGACATTACAGTAGAATGTGATGGTATACCTGAAGCAGAAACCTTAACTGCCACTGATAATTGTGGTGATGCAACAGTAACTGTTCAAGACGAAAGAACTGACGGTGATTGTCCTTACAATTACACAATTAAAAGAACTTATACAGCGACTGATGATTGTGGATTAACTAAAACTCATGTACAAATCATAACTGTACAAGATATAACACCACCAACTTTTGTTGAAGCTCTTCCTCCTACAAATTTAGTTGTAGAATGTGATGCTGTACCTGAAGCAGAAATCTTAACTGCCACTGATAATTGTGGTAATGCTTCGGTAACTGTACAAGATGTAAGAACTGATGGTGATTGTCCTAACAACTATGTTATTGCGCGTACTTGGACGGCTACTGATGAATGTGGGTTAACAACTACACATACTCAAACAATCATAGTTCAAGATACTACAGCTCCGGTATTTGAATCTAATCTTCCAACTGATATCACAGTTGAATGTGATAATATTCCAGAGGTAGAAACCTTAACAGCCACTGATAATTGTGGTGAAGCAGAAGTAACTGTTCAAGACGTAATAACTGATGGAGATTGTCCTAACAATTACATCATAAATAGAACCTATACAGCTACTGATGAATGTGGATTAACAACAACACACACACAAATAATTACCGTTCAAGATACTACAGCTCCTACTCCAACTTCTACATATGAAGAAACATTAGAGGTGAGTTGTACAGACATCCCTGATGCTCCAGAATTAGAATTTGAAGATAACTGTTCTAGTTCTAGTAACTTAACTGTAGTATTTAATGAAACGAGTACTTATGAAGAAAATGTTTATGAAGACTATGTAATTACTAGAACATGGACTGTAAGAGATGAATGTAACAATGAAGCTACATACACCCAAACTCTCAATGTTATACTAGATGAAATAATTACAGACATTGTTGCTCCAGATTGGTGTTTTGATGAAGGTATTATAAATATGAATGATTTATTACCAGAAGATTTAAACACTAATGGTACTTGGGAAATGTTAGAAGGTGATACTGCGGCAACATTAACAGGTAATATATTTGACCCAACAACTTTAGAATTAAGTTTTGATTTCTTACCTGATGACGGTGGAATTGATTATAGATTTAGATACACAACCACTAATGAAGGATGTATAAGTATCACAGAAATAACAATGAATATTCATGCAGACTGTGTAGTATTACCGTGTGGTGAAAAAGATGTAGATATATCTACTGCTATCACTCCTAATGGAGATGCCTATAATGAAACATTTGAAATAAAAGGTATTGAACTATGTGGTTTTGAATATAATGTGAAAATCTTCAATAGATGGGGAGCTTTAGTGTACGAGTCTGATGATTACCAAAATGACTGGAATGGTACTAGCTCTAAAGCATCTGTAGGTAGTGCTGGTAAAGTACCTAATGGAACATATTATTATATAATAACTATAAAAGATAGTGGATTGCCTCCATTTACTGGACCACTTTATATTGGAACCAAATAA